One Triticum dicoccoides isolate Atlit2015 ecotype Zavitan chromosome 4B, WEW_v2.0, whole genome shotgun sequence genomic window carries:
- the LOC119293585 gene encoding uncharacterized protein LOC119293585 codes for MYVDSLDLSTVDFTGLGGPPPAHKFVVSAWTYDAVKVVLAADRASDTKYGKLQLMAKHAIDYSVFGGPQNFGKWMDVHSAPSCPAEARAPVEHLVGQFASGMTNLLGKLVKGWTTLNGSDSDVVARNFTSFIGEQTHRLTGCRGRYDYNSSQELPDTHDELDGDGFGGVDADLDKDGDDDMENVPHDSDHDKHHEDNVRGKKDKAAPKVPLPKGGIDSNVARDTRVSLSKRDRAPEDAGQGNVGKRCRADPVAARRSEATAGGRSVKQKQAPTPTRVSARLNKGAPAAGATTSTRSSPRTLTSNSGDPVVLEDLRQTTKKVKKTTTRLTSRTTRDPLECIHSKLSASDVADIHEPPVDQSAAVPSTVSTSSDARGRASPPVADVQITTASIRTSGSGESVSARTAEILPTLVAMIDAVVTHVT; via the exons ATGTACGTCGATAGTCTTGATTTGTCCACTGTCGACTTTACTGGGTTAGGAGGCCCGCCGCCTGCACATAAGTTTGTCGTCTCTGCGTGGACGTACGATGCTGTCAAGGTTGTACTTGCTGCAGACAGGGCTTCTGATACAAAATATGGGAAACTTCAG TTGATGGCCAAACATGCTATAGACTACAGTGTGTTTGGTGGGCCACAAAACTTTGGCAAGTGGATGGATGTGCATTCAGCTCCATCTTGTCCTGCTGAG GCAAGGGCACCTGTTGAGCACCTAGTTGGGCAGTTTGCTTCTGGCATGACCAACTTGCTTGGGAAGTTGGTCAAGGGTTGGACAACACTAAATGGTTCTGATAGTGATGTGGTTGCGAGGAACTTCACGTCATTCATTGGAGAACAGACACATCGTCTGACTGGTTGCCGTGGCCGATATGACTACAACAGCTCTCAGGAGCTTCCTGACACACATGATGAGCTAGATGGGGATGGTTTTGGTGGCGTTGACGCTGATCTTGACAAGGATGGCGATGATGACATGGAGAATGTGCCACATGACAGTGACCACGATAAACATCACGAAGATAATGTGAGGGGCAAGAAGGATAAGGCTGCACCGAAAGTTCCTCTACCGAAGGGAGGCATTGATTCAAATGTTGCGAGAGACACGAGGGTTTCGCTCTCAAAGAGGGACAGGGCTCCAGAGGATGCAGGCCAAGGCAATGTTGGGAAGAGGTGTAGGGCTGATCCCGTAGCTGCTAGGAGGAG TGAGGCGACAGCTGGTGGACGATCAGTTAAGCAGAAACAAGCACCtacgccaacccgtgtttctgccCGGTTGAACAAGGGGGCTCCCGCTGCTGGTGCCACCACCTCCACTAGGTCATCTCCTCGCACATTGACGTCCAACTCCGGGGATCCTGTCGTGCTAGAAGACTTGAGGCAGACAACCAAGAA GGTCAAGAAGACTACTACACGCTTGACCAGTCGTACTACCAGAGACCCACTTGAATGCATTCACTCCAAGCTGTCGGCATCCGATGTTGCAGACATTCATGAGCCGCCAGTCGACCAATCTGCTGCTGTACCGTCCACTGTTTCTACTAGCTCTGATGCAAGAGGCCGCGCATCTCCGCCGGTTGCAGATGTGCAGATTACAACAGCAAGCATCCGTACATCTGGGAGTGGTGAGTCTGTATCTGCCAGGACTGCTGAGATATTGCCTACACTAGTGGCAATGATAGATGCTGTTGTCACCCATGTCACCTGA
- the LOC119292649 gene encoding uncharacterized protein LOC119292649 has product MAFTPPSFSLGIDNTQDVQVHDPMPIAFSFPAGTVPMMAQPLNDGRKAVKFADPIVQAIPEEISSSLEEAYRRVEQDALNIGSSRNRGQPSSAVPAEAVSEDTIRNATPGPVRQTRVVHAPPVDDFEPDVKATKEQTQLYDIVKRFGNARSNSKHMKELKPTKIIQCNTTYVDLGDLAESVRPTGKMSKNVVACGIDFINKHVDICPDKTIMHYSVTCKIWDGDFHHKIPRKHFADHGDLKLTMKKYELALEDPDDKCGHHYAICLDLKNQHFEVLDSIRSGADEDLTTHAEFFINNLKETWIHQYENSKVQINHFPIEYVTTEKQENRHDCGFYMLEYLAKWEG; this is encoded by the exons ATGgcttttaccccaccaagctttagTCTAGGAATCGACAACACTCAGGATGTACAAGTGCACGATCCTATGCCTATTGCTTTTTCTTTCCCGGCAGGCACGGTCCCAATGATGGCGCAACCGTTGAATGatggcaggaaggctgtcaagtttgCAGATCCCATAGTGCAAG CCATCCCTGAGGAGATTTCGTCGTCCCTTGAAGAAGCTTACCGCAGAGTTGAGCAGGATGCATTGAACATCGGGTCCTCACGGAATCGGGGCCAACCAAGTTCTGCTGTGCCTGCTGAGGCAGTATCCGAGGATACCATCAGAAATGCAACCCCTGGACCTGTGAGGCAGACCAGGGTAGTTCATGCACCACCAGTGGATGACTTTGAGCCTGATGTTAAGGCTACAAAGGAGCAGACCCAACTATACGACATTGTCAAGCGATTTGGAAATGCGAGGTCaaacagcaagcacatgaaggagctgaaacc AACCAAGATCATACAATGCAACACGACATACGTTGACCTAGGCGATCTTGCCGAGTCTGTGAGGCCTACTGGTAAAATGTCAAAGAATGTAGTTGCCTGTGGGATTGACTTCATCAACAAACATGTGGACATTTGTCCTGACAAGACAATCATGCACTACAgcgtgacctgcaaaatatgggatggtgacttccaccataaAATCCCGAGGAAGCATTTTGCCGATCATGGTGATTTGAAGCTCACAATGAAGAAATAT gagcttgcactaGAAGACCCAGATGACAAGTGTGGTCATCACTACGCCATCTGCCTTGACTTGAAGAACCAACATTTCGAGGTGCTCGATTCAATCCGTTCAGGAGCTGATGAAGACCTTACTACTCATGCCGAATTCTTTATCAACAACCTTAAGGAGACCTGGATCCATCAGTACgaaaactcaaaggtccagatcaATCATTTCCCAATTGAGTATGTCACGACTGAGAAGCAAGAAAACAG GCATGATTGCGGGTTTTACATGTTGGAAtaccttgcaaagtgggaaggttGA